A window from bacterium encodes these proteins:
- a CDS encoding T9SS type A sorting domain-containing protein, producing MKKKIIIMSMVLAGLMFGQILYEDHFTGGATQLTWHAWFRDSAGVGDSMGVINDPTTPGGDNWAGRISNEWMGAAGLTYAGLDTLKDYSVDAWIYTRVTNANGPYNGISIRMNLSSRYFYRLVSDFDNSARLRLGFVGSGGMPVAIRDWNAGEIPGGVPATSSWHKFKLVTVGDQIWAYYDSVLLPSCPITYDSIANGCFGVYTFNMADTSGTKCDDIIVRAETWGVEEQGRTMTSRLAVYPNPFGGNLTIKFQSSNTKYQMNAKSQISIYNASGRLVKQFNHITSQPINQVTWDGTDDSGERLVPGIYFVTDRQNGAMAKAIKID from the coding sequence ATGAAGAAAAAAATCATCATTATGAGCATGGTGCTGGCTGGTTTGATGTTCGGTCAGATCCTTTACGAGGATCATTTTACCGGCGGCGCCACGCAGCTTACCTGGCACGCCTGGTTCAGGGACAGCGCCGGTGTCGGCGACAGCATGGGGGTTATCAACGACCCGACAACGCCGGGCGGCGATAACTGGGCGGGCAGGATCTCTAACGAATGGATGGGCGCGGCCGGCCTGACTTATGCCGGGCTGGACACGCTGAAGGACTATTCGGTCGATGCCTGGATTTATACGCGGGTGACGAACGCAAACGGACCATACAACGGGATCTCCATCAGGATGAATCTGTCATCGCGCTATTTTTACCGGCTGGTCTCGGATTTCGATAATAGTGCCCGCCTGCGTTTGGGTTTCGTCGGCAGCGGGGGAATGCCCGTGGCGATCAGGGACTGGAACGCGGGGGAGATCCCAGGCGGCGTGCCGGCTACTTCATCCTGGCACAAGTTCAAACTCGTAACGGTCGGCGACCAGATATGGGCTTACTATGACAGTGTCCTGTTGCCTTCGTGCCCGATCACGTATGACAGCATCGCGAACGGATGTTTTGGCGTTTACACTTTCAACATGGCGGACACGTCAGGCACAAAGTGCGACGATATCATCGTGCGCGCGGAAACGTGGGGCGTCGAAGAGCAGGGGAGGACGATGACGAGTCGATTAGCAGTCTATCCGAATCCATTCGGTGGAAATCTCACGATTAAATTTCAAAGTTCAAATACCAAATACCAAATGAATGCCAAATCCCAGATCTCAATCTACAATGCTTCCGGCCGATTGGTGAAACAATTTAACCATATAACCAGTCAACCAATTAACCAAGTCACCTGGGACGGTACCGACGATTCGGGCGAACGGCTGGTTCCGGGGATCTATTTCGTGACCGACCGGCAGAACGGTGCCATGGCGAAAGCGATCAAGATCGATTAG